In a single window of the Phycisphaerales bacterium genome:
- a CDS encoding Gfo/Idh/MocA family oxidoreductase has product MNPAPLRVALIGTGGIGRYHLRLWHELAEVSCVGVYDLQASAAEAAARQWEIPTVFPTLADAVGDERVEAVVVATPNMFHREAVVAALRAGRHVLCEKPLAVTPVDIAAMIAARDASGKLLMTAQHMRFEHRTQALRRLLATGQVGPVYYSRAWWLRRRRAPSTPGFLKKAQAGRGPGMDLGVHVLDLALHLLDFPRPVTVSGISVRHLAEHAGQENEWGAYDPADFEVEEFAAGLVRFADGAALALEVSWLLNMLEKELWGVWLYGTAGGVQWPDLRLSRTAGNLLLDSQVANELGHDGHKNEMLAFAAAIRSGGPSPVPAEQSLIVARVLEALYTSAETGREVVLAP; this is encoded by the coding sequence ATGAACCCCGCTCCGCTGCGCGTCGCGCTCATCGGTACCGGCGGCATCGGCCGCTATCACCTGCGCCTCTGGCACGAGCTGGCCGAAGTCTCGTGCGTGGGTGTGTACGATCTGCAGGCCTCCGCGGCCGAGGCGGCGGCGCGCCAGTGGGAAATCCCCACGGTATTTCCTACGCTCGCGGACGCCGTGGGAGATGAGCGCGTCGAGGCCGTCGTCGTGGCCACACCGAACATGTTTCACCGGGAGGCGGTGGTGGCGGCCCTGCGTGCCGGTCGGCACGTGCTTTGTGAGAAGCCGCTTGCAGTCACGCCGGTGGATATCGCGGCGATGATCGCCGCGCGCGACGCCAGCGGCAAGCTGCTGATGACTGCCCAGCACATGCGATTCGAGCACCGCACGCAGGCCCTGCGTCGGCTGCTCGCCACCGGGCAGGTCGGGCCGGTGTACTACAGCCGCGCCTGGTGGCTGCGCCGGCGACGCGCCCCCAGTACGCCGGGTTTCCTGAAGAAAGCCCAGGCCGGGCGCGGCCCCGGCATGGACCTGGGCGTCCATGTGCTCGACCTGGCACTGCACCTGCTCGACTTTCCCCGGCCGGTCACCGTGAGTGGCATTTCCGTCCGGCACCTCGCGGAGCACGCTGGCCAGGAAAACGAGTGGGGTGCCTACGATCCGGCCGACTTCGAGGTCGAGGAGTTCGCCGCCGGGCTGGTCCGCTTCGCCGACGGGGCGGCACTCGCGCTCGAAGTGAGCTGGCTGCTCAACATGCTCGAAAAGGAGCTGTGGGGCGTGTGGCTCTACGGCACAGCCGGCGGCGTGCAGTGGCCCGACCTGCGACTTTCCCGCACGGCCGGCAATCTGCTGCTCGACAGCCAGGTGGCGAACGAGCTCGGACATGACGGCCATAAGAACGAGATGCTCGCGTTCGCAGCGGCGATACGCAGCGGTGGGCCGTCACCGGTGCCGGCGGAGCAGAGTCTGATCGTAGCGCGGGTGCTGGAGGCGCTGTACACATCCGCCGAAACGGGGCGCGAAGTCGTGCTGGCACCGTAG
- a CDS encoding proline dehydrogenase family protein, with product MTASLDAPQVESLTQKLGFEMFERMRAAAPHCFQFAWWQEQMLKICMQDEWFKVQAFRFIDVLPMMKTSEEVARHLREYFVLPPHEHAGHGTHVHGHHHADGGADLRELAPPPAGRALVELVSRLLNFRRLNTPWARLMAAVAQRGAGWMAGSFIAGSNIHEAVRTIRWMRDRQMAFTIDVLGEAALSATEAHAYHETYEELIGNLPQHAAEWPGVPAVDEADGVALPRVNVSVKLTSLYPGFDPIAPEACKARAKELLRPLLRRAMEQRVHVHIDMEHYAIKDLTLELCEELFLEPEFRDYPHFGIVLQAYLRDGDADVERTIRYAQARGTPLWVRLVKGAYWDSETVWAAQRGWPVPVWEQKWQSDACYERMSRRLLENYRDTHAAFASHNVRSLAHAMALREALGVPGWAFELQMLYGMGDPIKYAAIQMGQRARIYTPYGNMLSGMAYLIRRLLENTANESFLRQSGDDANEGELLENPLVTGAATPPPEPAVVIRYEFEEPLMDPFENVPNSDFALLATRQKMQADLAQVRAELGREVPLVIGGAAATTGNWGTSVNPARPNEVVVRYAVADAEAVDRAVAAAEAAWSAWRRETPFTRAAVLRRAAESLDVRRFELAALLAFECGKTWREADADVCEAIDYCNYYAREAERFAEFPRRRDIEGETNEYFYAPRGVVAVLSPWNFPLALLANMTVAAVVMGNTVVLKPASAAVGCAAKFVEVLAAAGLPAGVVNLVAGSGAEVGAALVQHPGVDVVAFTGSRAVGEELYRTAAGAPTRRPGLKKVILDLGGKNAVIVDGNADLDEAVKGVLASALSYAGQKCSAASRVIVLESIYDRFVERLVEAARSKAVGPADEPTTAIPPVIDKAARATLLAAIAQAQQVARCVLAVDVERLVAETGGYYVGPHIFADVPPDAPLAQEELLGPVVAVIRVADFDEALRVFNGTAYALTGGIFSRSPANLERVRSECECGNLYINRPITGSRVDLQPYGGFKMSGLGTKAGGPDYLLQYAVPRTVTENTLRRGFAPSEEVVEALG from the coding sequence ATGACCGCCTCGCTCGATGCTCCGCAAGTCGAATCGCTCACGCAAAAGCTCGGCTTTGAGATGTTCGAACGCATGCGCGCCGCCGCGCCGCACTGCTTCCAGTTCGCCTGGTGGCAGGAGCAGATGCTCAAGATCTGCATGCAGGACGAATGGTTCAAGGTCCAGGCCTTCCGCTTCATCGACGTCCTCCCCATGATGAAGACCTCCGAGGAGGTGGCCCGCCACCTCCGCGAGTACTTCGTCCTCCCGCCGCACGAACACGCCGGACACGGGACCCATGTCCACGGGCATCACCATGCTGACGGGGGCGCCGACTTGCGCGAACTGGCCCCGCCGCCCGCCGGTCGCGCCTTGGTGGAGCTGGTCTCCCGGTTGCTGAACTTCCGCCGGCTGAATACCCCGTGGGCCCGACTGATGGCGGCCGTTGCCCAGCGGGGGGCGGGATGGATGGCGGGCTCGTTCATTGCCGGTTCCAACATCCACGAGGCCGTGCGGACGATCCGCTGGATGCGTGACCGCCAGATGGCCTTCACGATCGACGTGCTGGGTGAGGCGGCGCTCTCCGCCACCGAAGCACACGCCTACCACGAGACCTACGAGGAGTTGATCGGCAATTTGCCGCAGCATGCGGCTGAGTGGCCCGGCGTGCCGGCGGTGGATGAGGCGGACGGCGTGGCACTGCCGCGGGTGAATGTGTCGGTGAAGCTGACCTCTCTGTACCCGGGTTTTGATCCGATCGCGCCCGAGGCCTGCAAGGCGCGGGCGAAGGAACTGCTGCGGCCCCTGCTGAGGCGCGCGATGGAGCAGCGTGTCCATGTCCACATCGACATGGAGCACTACGCGATCAAGGATCTCACGCTGGAGCTGTGCGAGGAGTTGTTCCTCGAGCCGGAGTTTCGCGACTACCCGCACTTCGGCATCGTGCTGCAGGCGTACCTGCGCGACGGCGATGCGGACGTGGAGCGGACGATCCGCTACGCCCAGGCGCGCGGCACCCCGCTGTGGGTGCGCCTGGTGAAGGGCGCGTACTGGGACTCGGAAACCGTCTGGGCCGCGCAGCGTGGCTGGCCCGTCCCCGTCTGGGAGCAGAAGTGGCAGTCGGACGCGTGCTATGAACGCATGTCGCGCCGCCTGCTCGAAAACTACCGCGATACGCATGCGGCGTTCGCGAGCCACAATGTGCGGAGTCTGGCCCACGCCATGGCGCTGCGGGAGGCGCTTGGCGTACCAGGGTGGGCGTTCGAGCTTCAGATGCTCTATGGCATGGGCGACCCGATCAAGTACGCCGCGATCCAGATGGGCCAGCGCGCCCGCATCTACACGCCCTACGGCAACATGCTCTCAGGCATGGCCTACCTGATCCGCCGCCTGCTGGAGAACACCGCCAACGAGTCGTTCCTGCGCCAGTCCGGCGATGACGCGAACGAAGGCGAACTGCTGGAGAATCCGCTGGTGACGGGCGCGGCCACCCCGCCCCCCGAGCCGGCCGTCGTCATTCGGTATGAGTTTGAGGAGCCGTTGATGGATCCATTCGAGAATGTGCCGAACAGCGACTTCGCCCTGCTCGCCACACGCCAGAAAATGCAGGCGGACCTGGCCCAGGTGCGCGCCGAGCTCGGCCGCGAAGTGCCCCTGGTCATTGGTGGTGCCGCGGCAACCACCGGGAACTGGGGCACCTCGGTGAACCCTGCCCGGCCGAATGAAGTTGTCGTGCGCTACGCCGTCGCCGATGCCGAAGCCGTGGACCGGGCCGTTGCCGCGGCTGAGGCCGCCTGGAGCGCCTGGCGCCGCGAGACGCCGTTCACACGTGCCGCCGTACTGCGGCGCGCCGCGGAAAGCCTCGACGTGCGGCGGTTCGAGTTGGCCGCACTGCTGGCATTCGAATGCGGCAAGACATGGCGCGAGGCGGACGCGGACGTCTGTGAAGCGATTGACTACTGCAACTATTATGCGCGCGAAGCCGAGCGTTTCGCCGAGTTCCCGCGACGGCGTGACATCGAGGGTGAGACAAACGAGTATTTCTACGCCCCGCGTGGCGTCGTCGCGGTGCTCAGTCCGTGGAACTTCCCGTTGGCGCTGCTCGCGAACATGACAGTGGCTGCCGTGGTGATGGGTAATACCGTGGTGTTGAAGCCGGCGAGCGCGGCGGTCGGCTGTGCCGCCAAGTTTGTGGAGGTGCTGGCGGCTGCGGGCCTGCCGGCGGGTGTCGTGAACCTGGTCGCGGGTTCGGGCGCGGAGGTCGGCGCCGCGCTGGTGCAGCACCCGGGCGTGGACGTGGTGGCGTTTACCGGGTCACGCGCGGTGGGTGAGGAACTTTATCGCACGGCGGCCGGGGCCCCGACACGGCGGCCGGGGCTGAAGAAGGTGATTCTGGACCTGGGCGGAAAGAACGCGGTGATTGTCGACGGTAACGCAGACCTCGACGAAGCGGTGAAAGGCGTGCTGGCGAGCGCGCTGAGCTACGCGGGGCAGAAGTGCTCGGCCGCATCGCGGGTCATCGTGCTGGAGTCGATCTACGACCGCTTTGTAGAGCGGCTGGTCGAGGCGGCGCGGTCGAAGGCCGTGGGCCCCGCGGACGAGCCGACCACCGCGATACCGCCGGTGATCGACAAGGCAGCGCGTGCCACGCTGCTGGCGGCGATTGCCCAGGCGCAGCAGGTGGCCCGTTGTGTACTGGCGGTCGACGTGGAACGCCTGGTTGCGGAGACCGGCGGCTATTATGTCGGCCCGCACATCTTCGCGGATGTGCCGCCGGATGCGCCGCTGGCACAGGAAGAGCTGCTCGGTCCGGTGGTGGCCGTCATTCGCGTGGCGGACTTCGACGAGGCGCTGCGCGTCTTCAATGGAACGGCGTATGCGCTGACGGGTGGAATCTTCTCGCGCAGCCCGGCCAACCTGGAGCGCGTCCGGTCGGAGTGCGAGTGCGGAAACCTGTACATCAACCGGCCGATCACCGGCTCGCGCGTGGACTTGCAGCCCTACGGTGGGTTCAAGATGTCGGGGCTTGGCACGAAGGCGGGCGGCCCGGACTACCTGTTGCAGTACGCTGTGCCGCGCACCGTGACGGAGAATACGCTGCGCCGTGGGTTCGCGCCGAGTGAAGAGGTGGTCGAAGCGCTGGGGTAG
- a CDS encoding DUF4097 family beta strand repeat protein has translation MFTRMVWVFAGLFLLNAGCTTAIRATADFEQHVPWAPYQQVVVSSHNGAIDVRIGDRKDVRISGTKQVSGPTLSAATADLERVVIHTAAASDEPGTLRVELRFPPELASRGVGAQLKIEVPVPCAARVTTGNGPITVRGLVGSVYLDTSNGAIVATAIDGPLTAATSNGGIVLEGVTEGAEARTSNGNIRARKIRGPVALATTNGSIDFGADTASTGSIALHTTNGGIRAALPVGFAADFDLQTSNGSVDVRIAGATMEEAARRRMALRGKLNGGGVPVLMRSSNGSILVTER, from the coding sequence ATGTTCACGCGTATGGTCTGGGTCTTCGCAGGATTATTCCTCCTGAATGCGGGTTGCACCACGGCGATCCGCGCGACCGCTGATTTCGAACAGCACGTCCCTTGGGCGCCCTACCAGCAAGTCGTCGTGTCCAGTCACAATGGCGCCATCGACGTTCGCATTGGCGACCGTAAGGATGTCCGTATTTCCGGGACCAAGCAGGTCAGCGGTCCAACACTTTCGGCCGCCACCGCCGACCTTGAGCGCGTCGTGATCCACACGGCGGCCGCCAGTGACGAACCGGGCACGCTGAGGGTGGAGCTGCGCTTTCCTCCCGAACTAGCGAGTCGCGGGGTCGGCGCGCAACTCAAGATCGAAGTGCCGGTCCCCTGTGCCGCCCGCGTGACTACCGGGAATGGACCCATCACGGTTCGCGGGCTCGTCGGGTCCGTGTACCTCGACACGAGTAACGGTGCCATCGTGGCCACGGCGATTGACGGGCCGCTGACAGCCGCCACCTCAAACGGCGGCATCGTGCTGGAAGGCGTGACCGAAGGCGCCGAGGCGCGCACGAGCAACGGGAACATCCGGGCGCGAAAGATTCGCGGGCCCGTGGCATTGGCGACGACCAATGGCAGTATTGATTTCGGCGCCGACACGGCCAGCACGGGGAGCATCGCGCTGCACACCACCAACGGTGGTATCCGGGCCGCGCTGCCGGTTGGTTTTGCCGCTGATTTCGATTTGCAGACAAGCAACGGCAGCGTCGACGTGCGCATTGCGGGCGCCACGATGGAGGAAGCAGCGCGCCGCCGAATGGCTCTGCGTGGCAAGCTTAACGGCGGCGGGGTACCGGTGCTGATGCGCTCGTCCAACGGTTCGATCTTGGTGACGGAACGCTGA
- a CDS encoding NapC/NirT family cytochrome c, with protein MPAAEAMPSTVRAGVRKLLSLCNNVVSLFGLFIVALSATTLVAFALLALTSGTANPYLNVIGYLVVPGVFLFGLVIVPIGALWKQYRVHRAQGQPLPRHLHLDLTDRPTLGALLVFMLLTFFVVLPLIVGSNYQAYRYSETTAFCATACHTVMEPQGTAHATSPHARVTCAECHIGEGAGWFVKSKLSGARQVFAVAFDTFSRPIPPAITELRPARDTCEHCHWPDKFHGSKLKEVVHFAPDEQNTRRAVRMLLKIGGADESIGRVEGIHMHMMVAGRIDYVALDEHLQEIPWVRHVTADGAETIYRSDGLAHTAPPPTGIARTIDCMDCHNRGAHHFRPPVSAVDLQLEAGRIDATLPYIKREAVAALVGDYPDVATAEAEIGRRLTAFYEEHYPELLTTRAEAVAQAIAATRDAYRRNFFPAMKVDWRTYPENVGHMFSAGCFRCHDGRHVDAVGRAISSDCITCHTFLNPVPDQPGLLLEGAFQHSMSLEMHQNLRCEQCHLGGPLLLCRDCHSSLRGLDAWYDEGRLRPTH; from the coding sequence ATGCCGGCCGCCGAAGCCATGCCCAGCACCGTCCGCGCCGGGGTGCGCAAGCTCCTGTCGCTTTGCAACAATGTCGTCAGTCTATTCGGGCTGTTCATCGTCGCTTTGTCGGCCACCACGCTGGTGGCGTTCGCCCTGCTGGCGCTAACCTCGGGAACTGCGAACCCCTACCTCAACGTGATCGGTTACCTCGTGGTGCCGGGCGTGTTCCTGTTCGGCCTGGTGATCGTGCCGATCGGGGCCCTGTGGAAGCAATACCGGGTGCACCGCGCCCAGGGCCAGCCGTTGCCGCGCCACCTGCACCTTGATCTCACCGACCGGCCGACTCTCGGCGCGCTGCTGGTCTTCATGCTGCTGACGTTCTTCGTGGTGCTGCCGCTGATTGTCGGCTCCAATTACCAGGCCTACCGCTATTCCGAAACCACGGCCTTCTGCGCGACGGCTTGCCACACCGTCATGGAGCCGCAGGGGACGGCCCATGCGACTTCCCCCCACGCACGCGTGACTTGCGCCGAGTGTCACATCGGCGAAGGCGCCGGTTGGTTCGTCAAGTCCAAGCTTTCCGGCGCGCGGCAGGTCTTTGCGGTTGCGTTCGACACGTTTTCGCGACCGATTCCACCGGCGATCACGGAACTGCGACCCGCCCGTGACACCTGTGAACACTGCCACTGGCCGGATAAATTCCACGGCTCCAAATTGAAGGAGGTTGTCCACTTCGCACCGGATGAGCAGAACACGCGGCGGGCGGTGCGCATGCTGCTGAAGATCGGCGGTGCGGACGAATCGATCGGCCGCGTCGAAGGCATTCACATGCACATGATGGTCGCGGGGCGTATCGATTACGTCGCTCTCGATGAGCACCTGCAGGAAATCCCCTGGGTGCGGCACGTGACCGCGGACGGCGCCGAGACGATCTACCGATCTGACGGGCTGGCGCATACGGCGCCGCCGCCGACCGGCATCGCCCGCACGATCGACTGCATGGACTGCCACAATCGCGGCGCGCATCATTTCCGCCCACCCGTTTCGGCTGTGGACCTGCAACTCGAGGCCGGCCGGATCGACGCGACACTGCCCTACATCAAGCGCGAAGCAGTGGCGGCGTTGGTGGGGGACTACCCGGACGTCGCGACAGCGGAGGCGGAGATCGGGCGGCGGCTCACGGCGTTCTACGAGGAGCACTACCCGGAACTGCTCACAACACGGGCGGAGGCCGTGGCACAGGCGATCGCGGCAACCCGGGACGCCTACCGACGCAACTTCTTCCCGGCGATGAAGGTGGATTGGCGCACCTACCCGGAGAACGTGGGTCACATGTTCTCAGCGGGCTGTTTCCGCTGTCATGACGGGCGGCATGTCGACGCCGTGGGGCGAGCGATTTCTTCCGACTGCATCACCTGCCACACTTTCCTGAACCCGGTACCGGATCAGCCGGGACTCTTGCTCGAAGGCGCCTTCCAGCACTCGATGAGTCTGGAAATGCACCAGAATCTGCGCTGCGAGCAGTGCCACCTGGGGGGGCCACTGCTGCTGTGCCGCGACTGTCACTCTTCGTTACGCGGACTTGACGCGTGGTATGACGAAGGTCGCCTGCGCCCAACACACTGA
- a CDS encoding cupin domain-containing protein has translation MDAAFPDFVRALPPVDTAVAGLRGWQLVGAGIVTLFMQADRDVVIPPHRHGAQWCCVLAGCMRVTIAGCPRTCGRGDTLLLPAEVEHETALQAGWRAVYFCLPDE, from the coding sequence ATGGACGCCGCCTTTCCGGATTTTGTACGAGCGCTGCCGCCGGTGGACACCGCCGTGGCGGGCCTGCGCGGCTGGCAACTCGTCGGTGCCGGCATCGTCACGCTTTTCATGCAGGCCGACCGTGACGTGGTGATCCCCCCGCATCGGCACGGCGCACAATGGTGTTGTGTGCTCGCCGGTTGCATGCGGGTGACGATCGCCGGTTGCCCCCGGACCTGCGGCCGCGGCGACACACTCCTGTTGCCCGCTGAAGTCGAGCACGAAACGGCACTGCAAGCCGGCTGGCGGGCGGTCTATTTCTGTTTGCCGGATGAATGA
- a CDS encoding OB-fold domain-containing protein translates to MAIDWPTTQLKVWNEEPLGVRNPKTWEHFHTYGGWGRFFRGLQQGQLLATRCPNTQCMEQRLWLPPRCECPDCWHEMEWIAAPTVGRIYTWSIVLYPGELFRLPPETPLISVELDGVCTRLMSWLKEGRPEIGLPVRAVFNTQRPTNTILDLAWIPA, encoded by the coding sequence ATGGCGATCGACTGGCCCACCACGCAATTGAAAGTTTGGAACGAGGAGCCGCTGGGTGTCCGGAATCCCAAGACCTGGGAGCACTTCCACACGTACGGTGGCTGGGGTCGGTTCTTCCGGGGCCTGCAACAGGGGCAACTGCTCGCGACGCGCTGCCCGAACACGCAGTGCATGGAGCAGCGCCTGTGGCTGCCGCCGCGATGCGAGTGTCCCGACTGCTGGCATGAGATGGAGTGGATCGCAGCGCCGACTGTCGGTCGGATCTATACCTGGAGTATCGTCCTGTACCCCGGCGAGCTATTCCGCCTGCCACCCGAGACCCCGCTGATCAGCGTGGAACTGGACGGCGTCTGCACCAGGTTAATGAGTTGGCTCAAGGAGGGCCGACCGGAGATCGGCCTGCCGGTTCGGGCGGTCTTCAACACGCAGCGGCCCACGAACACGATCCTCGACCTCGCCTGGATACCGGCATAA
- a CDS encoding thiolase domain-containing protein (Catalyzes the synthesis of acetoacetyl coenzyme A from two molecules of acetyl coenzyme A. It can also act as a thiolase, catalyzing the reverse reaction and generating two-carbon units from the four-carbon product of fatty acid oxidation), translating to MIKFGPGNLRIPRFERPVFLVAGGLTDFRKKYPEKNTCQLCTEALRMAVEENDLKVSPEDVRRSVNWVVYSQFADHFGDQLLAAAKVHDYLGFDPLGNIEVKTGGATGGSAVLAAAQAIASGYADCVPVVGWERMDEVSTKVGNSYIASAACKDFESELGWMYASYYALMAQRYQYENGVSRETLAKIACKNHEYARCSPFSQNPGHYTVQDILDNGMVSHPLSFLECCVMSVGAAVLLLADEKTAYRLTPHPIRLSAICGGTHTLRTADRRNMPILLLPHESEETYRDFLTGRRDAWPGFSSFLAARMAAYLAYHMAGIRDPLRDFDLLETHDAFTISDVQTYEDIGLRPYGRGREFIESGDAYFEGRLPTNLSGGLIGTMHAVGATGIFQLVELLWQLQGKYDRFHGTPQLWERYGKSRPADWRSLQVKNPQRGCAISHAGTGSHVTCAILEQP from the coding sequence ATGATCAAGTTCGGCCCGGGCAACTTGCGCATTCCGCGGTTTGAACGGCCCGTTTTCCTCGTGGCGGGGGGGCTGACGGACTTCCGCAAAAAATACCCTGAGAAGAATACCTGCCAGCTCTGCACCGAGGCGCTGCGGATGGCCGTCGAGGAGAACGACCTCAAGGTATCTCCCGAGGATGTACGCCGCAGTGTGAATTGGGTCGTCTATTCCCAGTTTGCGGATCACTTCGGAGATCAACTGCTGGCGGCTGCCAAGGTACACGACTATCTGGGTTTTGATCCGCTCGGCAACATCGAGGTGAAGACCGGCGGGGCGACGGGGGGGTCCGCTGTGCTGGCGGCGGCGCAGGCCATCGCCTCAGGTTACGCGGATTGTGTACCCGTGGTCGGGTGGGAGCGCATGGACGAGGTGTCGACCAAGGTGGGCAACAGCTACATCGCCAGTGCGGCGTGCAAGGACTTTGAGAGCGAGCTGGGCTGGATGTATGCCAGCTACTACGCCCTGATGGCGCAGCGCTACCAATACGAGAACGGTGTTTCTCGCGAGACACTGGCGAAGATTGCCTGCAAGAATCACGAGTACGCCCGCTGTTCGCCGTTCTCGCAGAACCCCGGCCATTACACCGTGCAGGACATCCTCGACAATGGCATGGTGTCCCACCCACTCTCCTTTCTGGAATGCTGCGTGATGAGTGTCGGGGCGGCCGTACTCCTGCTGGCCGACGAGAAAACGGCCTACCGTCTTACCCCACATCCGATTCGGCTCAGTGCGATTTGCGGCGGTACACACACTCTGCGTACCGCCGACCGCCGCAATATGCCGATCCTGCTCCTGCCGCACGAGAGCGAGGAGACTTATCGCGACTTCTTGACGGGACGGCGTGACGCGTGGCCCGGGTTCAGCTCGTTCCTCGCAGCACGCATGGCGGCCTACCTCGCCTATCACATGGCCGGCATCCGCGACCCGCTGCGTGATTTCGACCTGCTCGAAACCCACGATGCCTTCACGATCAGCGATGTGCAGACGTACGAGGACATTGGCTTGCGGCCCTACGGGCGCGGGCGCGAGTTCATCGAGTCCGGGGATGCCTATTTCGAGGGGCGGCTGCCGACCAACCTCTCGGGTGGACTGATCGGCACGATGCACGCCGTCGGTGCGACCGGGATTTTTCAACTGGTCGAGCTGCTCTGGCAGCTTCAGGGGAAATACGACCGGTTCCACGGCACCCCACAGCTGTGGGAGCGTTACGGCAAATCCCGGCCTGCGGACTGGCGCAGTTTGCAGGTCAAGAACCCGCAACGTGGCTGTGCGATCAGCCATGCGGGGACCGGTAGCCACGTGACATGTGCAATCCTGGAGCAACCGTAG